Proteins encoded by one window of Erysipelothrix rhusiopathiae:
- a CDS encoding glycoside hydrolase family 1 protein, whose amino-acid sequence MKPTDDLKLPKDFWFGAAASAPQTEGASDVDGKSPSTWDMWHRLEPERFDLEMGPNQTSDVYHHYRDDVKRMQAMKLNSYRTSIAWTRLLPDGKTLNPKAVAFYRDYFKTMRDGGIEPVINLFHFDMPWWLMEKGGWEYEGVSDAFAYYASVCVETFGDLVTYWTTFNEPIVHVECSYLYGYHYPAIHDFKKAIYAGYQTILAHAKAIEAMRTLNPKLKLGTILNLTPVYGKSDQIADVKAREAADLLNTKSFLDGMVLGTFSEPLLDLLREQDLMPDTNAEDLKIISNVSLDFIGVNYYQPRRVKAPTTSKTPAQDPEDLYIPYLWPDRKMNPYRGWEIYPEALSDIATLIKDSYHNIPWYLSENGMGVADEMRFVDENGTIQDDYRIEFIYDHLKVLEQAIADGANCFGYHLWTFVDCWSWLNGYRNRYGFYRIDLKTQKRYAKQSSYWMRDLISYHQKGE is encoded by the coding sequence ATGAAGCCAACTGATGATTTAAAACTGCCTAAAGATTTTTGGTTTGGCGCGGCTGCATCTGCTCCTCAAACAGAAGGTGCTTCAGATGTAGATGGAAAAAGCCCAAGCACCTGGGACATGTGGCACAGATTAGAACCAGAACGCTTTGATCTTGAAATGGGCCCAAATCAAACCAGTGATGTCTACCATCATTACCGTGACGATGTGAAACGTATGCAAGCGATGAAACTTAATTCATACCGTACTTCCATAGCATGGACGCGTCTTTTGCCAGATGGTAAAACGTTGAATCCGAAAGCCGTCGCATTTTATCGAGACTATTTCAAGACAATGCGAGATGGAGGCATTGAACCAGTCATCAATCTCTTTCACTTTGATATGCCTTGGTGGCTCATGGAAAAAGGCGGATGGGAATATGAAGGTGTCAGTGATGCATTTGCTTATTATGCTTCGGTATGCGTAGAAACCTTTGGAGATTTGGTGACGTATTGGACGACATTTAATGAACCGATTGTTCATGTGGAGTGCAGTTATCTGTATGGATATCATTATCCCGCAATCCATGATTTTAAAAAGGCAATCTACGCAGGATATCAAACGATTTTAGCGCACGCTAAAGCAATTGAAGCAATGCGTACTCTAAATCCAAAATTGAAACTGGGTACAATCCTTAATTTAACGCCTGTCTATGGTAAAAGTGATCAAATAGCGGATGTGAAAGCACGAGAAGCAGCGGATTTACTGAATACTAAGAGCTTTCTTGACGGCATGGTGCTTGGAACGTTTTCAGAACCCCTGCTTGATTTACTACGCGAACAAGATTTAATGCCGGATACAAACGCTGAAGATCTAAAAATTATTTCAAACGTTAGCCTTGATTTTATTGGTGTTAATTATTATCAACCGCGTCGCGTTAAAGCACCAACGACTTCAAAAACACCTGCACAAGATCCGGAAGATCTCTACATTCCGTATCTATGGCCAGACCGTAAAATGAATCCTTATCGTGGTTGGGAGATCTATCCAGAAGCCTTAAGTGATATAGCGACACTTATTAAAGACTCGTACCATAATATCCCATGGTACTTATCTGAAAATGGAATGGGTGTTGCGGATGAAATGCGATTTGTTGATGAAAACGGAACGATTCAAGACGATTATCGTATTGAGTTTATTTACGATCACCTCAAGGTCTTAGAACAGGCTATTGCTGATGGTGCGAATTGTTTTGGATACCATCTATGGACCTTTGTGGACTGTTGGTCTTGGCTTAACGGATATCGAAATCGTTATGGATTTTATCGCATTGATTTAAAAACGCAGAAACGATACGCAAAACAAAGTAGTTATTGGATGCGTGATCTGATTTCATACCATCAAAAGGGGGAGTAA
- a CDS encoding ROK family protein, with translation MKYFVFDWGGTSVKYALWDEETLSDHGAFKTPKTWENMKLEMLERVKPYQDKVAGIAISSPGSVDIQRGIIGGLSAIDYIHNFEIVEEMETLFGLPVSIENDANCAALAESWRGVAKDLKNILFVVIGTGIGGAVIVDGSLQRGSQRFAGEFGCMVFDGVNTWSMAGTAVHMAERYCVRKGLEKDAVSGEEVFNRADHDPIASEEVNNFYDSLALGLYNLQFTLDPDCIVLGGGVSKYSELIPELNRRIKNLLKAAQLENLNINLKACAYHNDANLIGAVASHLSQEGGSKS, from the coding sequence ATGAAATATTTTGTGTTTGATTGGGGTGGAACCTCTGTGAAATATGCACTTTGGGATGAAGAAACCTTAAGTGATCACGGTGCATTTAAAACACCTAAAACTTGGGAAAACATGAAACTTGAGATGTTAGAACGCGTTAAACCTTATCAGGACAAAGTCGCAGGAATTGCGATATCTTCACCAGGAAGCGTCGATATTCAACGAGGGATTATCGGTGGTCTAAGTGCAATCGATTATATTCATAATTTTGAAATTGTGGAGGAAATGGAAACATTATTTGGCTTACCGGTAAGTATTGAAAATGATGCGAACTGTGCTGCGCTTGCGGAAAGTTGGCGTGGTGTCGCTAAAGATTTAAAGAACATCTTGTTTGTTGTAATTGGAACAGGTATCGGTGGTGCAGTAATTGTTGATGGAAGCTTACAACGCGGATCACAGCGATTTGCAGGTGAATTTGGATGCATGGTTTTTGATGGTGTAAATACGTGGAGTATGGCGGGAACTGCTGTTCACATGGCTGAACGTTACTGTGTACGTAAAGGTCTTGAGAAGGATGCTGTATCGGGGGAAGAAGTATTTAACCGAGCTGATCATGATCCGATTGCTTCAGAAGAAGTTAATAATTTTTATGATTCACTTGCTCTTGGTCTCTACAATCTTCAATTCACCCTAGACCCTGATTGTATTGTTTTAGGCGGTGGAGTTTCAAAGTATTCAGAATTAATCCCAGAATTAAACCGTCGTATTAAAAATCTTTTAAAAGCAGCACAACTTGAAAATCTGAATATCAATCTTAAAGCTTGTGCATACCATAATGATGCGAACTTAATCGGAGCTGTCGCATCACACTTAAGTCAAGAAGGGGGATCAAAATCATGA